A region of the Verrucomicrobiia bacterium genome:
TTAAAGCCAAGTCCGGACCCATACGTGCCCTGCGCCCCTCCATAACGGCTCAGATACGCATCCACGTCCAGCGTGAAAAGAATGTTGCCCGCCAGAAACACCGCCGCAACACCCATCAGGATTTTCGCCGGTACCGCGCGTGGACTCAGCGCCCCAAAAATCAGAAAGAACACGGGGTACATAATCACGTAGTACGACAAATACGTCCAGAGCCCTGCCACGAGGTATACGGCCAGCGGCACAATAAACCAGAGCGCCAAAATCCATGCCCGTTTCGACTCTTCATCCGCTGTCACGTCGCGACGCAGCAAAGTCTTCCCCGACTTCACTGCCACCACGCAGAACCACGCCAATGCCGCGAGAAATGCCAGCCGCTGCAATCCCGGCAACCACGCGCCGAACGTCAGCGTCGAGTCGAAATACTGGTTTTGCCCCGTGCCCTTGCCGACCCAAATACGAGTGGGATCAAATTCCTTGCTGGTGCTCAACCCCAGCACGTCCTCGATCTCCCCGGCGTTCATGATCGCCAGCGCATGCTGCCACGCTTCAGACGGTCGTCGCGGAAACGGATAACCGCTTTGCGGGCTGATTGTCATTCCCAGCGGAAGCTGGCTCCAGCGGCTGCTGCTGCGCTCTTCCGACATCCGCTTCCATTCCGCCCAGCCGTTCTTCTGTTGCGCCATCACGTAGGGCACGGCCAACACCGCCGCCAACGCAACGCCGGCGACCGCCAGCCGCCAATCGATCTTCGGCCGCAAGAGCAGCAGAATTGCCACCACTGTCGCCGTCAAGGCGAACCCGCTGTAGTGAATTTGGATCACGCACAGCGGCAGACACAACACCCAAAATACCGCTTTCGGTTTTTTCCCGAGAATGAGCGCGTGCATCGCCCAGATGGTCGCAGTGGCAAAGACCGGCACGAAATCCTGCGCCCAAATCTTCCGGGAATAAATGACCGCCCACGGCGCGGTGGCGAACAATGCCGACGCCACCAGGCCTGCCAACGAACCGTAATATTTTCGCCCGATCCACCAGGTCGCGACCACCGCGGCCAGCCCCAGGCCGGCAATCAGGCAACACACCCCCGCAATGCTCGAGGTAATGAAAAACATCGGGATTAACAGCCAGATGAACAGCGGTGGATTCGAGACACCCACGCTCGACATCAAGCCCGACGTCGGCAGTTTGCCGCCCCGCACGAACTCCAACGCCCGATTCGCCGCGAAGGCCTCGTCCCCTTTGAACTCCAGTAGTTCCAGGTGTTGAAATCTCAGCCACGCGCCAACCGCGACAATCGCCGCGAGGATCAGCCACTCCGCCTTGGGGGAAAGCGGAATGTCGGACTTTGGGAGCGGCGCGCTCAACGCGTTCTCGCCTTCAGCGCCCAACCGATTTTTTGGGCCCGGTTGATTCGAAACAGCTCGAGCCAGATGTTGATCGCGCGGCGCAAATTGTAGGGGATGCGCGTGTCGGGATCGTGCACCCATTGCACTGCGACCTCCGCGATTCGGTACCCTTCCCGCGTCGCCACCGCCAGCATCTCCATATCGAAGATCGCCGAGTCCGATGTGACCTGCGGGAAAACTTTCTGCGCCACTTCACGCCTCATGGCCTTGAAACCGCATTGGGTATCGTACAGGCCGCGGATACAAAGGATCCTCGTGCCGACCCCGAAAAGCCTCCCGGCCAGGGCGCGATACCAAACTTGGGGTTGTTCCACCAGCGCGCCGGGCACCGCTCGCGAGCCGATTGCGATATCGAAACCCTCGCGCTCCAGTTTCGGAAGCAGTTTCTCGACCTCTGTGATCGGCGTGCTTTGGTCCGCATCGGTGAAGAGAGCGAATTCGCCGCGGGCGTCGAGCATGCCCGCTCTCACCGCCCCGCCTTTACCGCGATTCGGGTTGAGGTCAATCAGTCGCAGCATCGGGAATCCGTTCGACAGTTCACGCGCTACCTGCGCCGTGTCGTCCCGGCTGCCGTCGTTAACAACAATGATCTCGAACGGCTGCCCCTTCGATTGCAGAAACTTGACAATGCCGGGCACGAAACGTTTGAGCCGCTCCTGTTCGTTGTAAGCGGGAATCACGACCGACAGGTAGGGGCGCGCTTCCATCAGCGGTTCAGGTTGCTTTCCTCAGTGCGCCCATTTCGCGCAACTTCGCCAGCGCTTCCGCCGCGTAATCCTTCTCCAGGTTCTGCCGGCGAATCCATTCGACATAATCGCGCACGCTGTCGCGCGGGGACTTGGTCGGTTGCCAGCCGAGACGCTGGAGTTTGGAAATATCCGAGACGCTGTGGCGCGTATCGCCGACCCGGTATTCGCCGCTGATGTTTGGTTCTAGGTTCACACCCAGGGTTTCGGCGACAATGCCCGCGAACTCGACAACGGTGTACCCACGGCCACCGCCAACATTAAACACCTCATAGTTTGCCGCGTCGCTTTCTAGGACGAGCAGGTTGGCGCGAGCGACATCGCCCACGTTCACGTAATCCCGCAGCTGCTGACCGTCTTCGAACACCGACGGGCGTTGCCTCTTCATCATCTGCAATGTGAAGATGCGCAGCACGCCCGAGTAGGCGTTGCGAAACGATTGGTGTGGCCCCTGTACGATCGAGTAACGCAGCGCGACGCTGGGAATGCCATAGTTGCGGCCCAGCGCGACCGCCATCAACTCCTGCGAGTATTTCGCGATCGAGTACTGGTTCTTTGGTCCCGCATGCGTCTCCAGCAGTGTCAACGATTGGATCGGCCCGCCGCACTTTGGACAAACAGGTTCCCACAGACCCTTTGCCAGTCGCTGCGGTTCGCGTCCGTCAGGAAACACCTCTCCATCTTTCGTGCACTGATAGCGCCCCTCGCCGTAAACAAACTGGCTGCTGGCAACCACAACTTTCCGCACCGGCAATTTCTCGGCAACGATTAGTTCATACAAGAGCGCAGTCCCAACCGAGTTGACATGGAAGAACTGCGAGAAATTCGGCAACAAATCCTGGTACGCGGCGAGATGAATGACGACGTCGACTCCGCGCAGTGCTCTGGCCCAGTCTTCGCGGTTGCGCACGTCGCCGGCCACGCGCTCGACGTCGCCCGACAACCAATCGGGCCACATGCCGTCGCCGATGTGCACCGGTGGCGTAAGATTATCCAGTACACGAACCTTGTAGCCAGCGTGCAGGAGTTCGACCGCTGTGTGCGATCCAATAAAACCCGCCCCGCCTGTGATCAGCGCCAGACCTTTACCCATGCGCTTACCGGGAATGTGTTTCCTTCAGTTTTTCGTACAGGTAACCCGTGATGATGTGGTCGAGAATCATGTGAACGTCTTCCACGGGACCGTATCCATCCGAGGGAACGACGAAGGATATGTCCGCCAGCTTCGCCAGCTTGCCGCCGCCGAATCCAGTCAGGCCGATCACTTTCACGCCAATCTGTTTCGCCGCTTCGACAGCAGCGAGAATATTGGGCGAGTTGCCAGAGGCGGAGATCGCAACGAGCAGATCGCCCCGCTCCGCCAGGTTCTTCAACGGTTCGCTGAAAATGTGATTGTAATCCGTGTCATTCGCCCATGCGGTCATCAGCGAGACGTTGTCGGTCAGCGCGATGACGCGCAACCGCGGCCACGGGGCATCCCCTTTATGGCCCAACGTGCCCTTGCACAGATCGTTCATCATGTGCGACGCCGTCGCCGCGCTGCCACCGTTGCCGATCACAAAGACCTGCTGCCGGTTGTTCTGCGCCAGCTCGATGGCCTGGATGATTTCGTCAACCGGTTCCAGCGGTATGCGATCCAGCACGTCTTTCAATCCCTTGATGTAATCTTTCGCGAATTCGCCTGCCTTTTTCATCATTCAATACCTTTGCATATTCACAACAATCCGACTGCCGCCACGCTCCAATCGAAAGGGCATCTCGCGGAGGTTGGCCAGCGCGTGCCGCACTGCCTGCCGTTTATCACTGGGCACGCATAAGAGAAAAAAACCGCCACCACCCGCGCCGGAAATCTTGCCACCCAGTGCCCCGGCCTTCACGGCCCGTTCATAAACCTCATCCAGGTCCGTGCTGCTGACGCCTTGCGCGAGCTTCCGTTTGGCTTCCCAACCTTGGTGAAGGATCGCGCCCAACCCATCGATGTCGGACGCCTCAATCAATTGCCGCACCTGCCGCGCTTGTTCCGCCATTTGCTGCAGCACCTCGACCTTGCCGCCAATGTTGGATTTCTGCTGCGAAAGAATGCTCGAGGCCTGCCGCGTTTTGCCTGTGTAGAACAGCATCAGCATATTGTCGAGGTCTTCGAGCACCGTGCGGGTTGTCTTTACCGACGTGACCTTCACCGCGCGGCCCGGGCCAAATTCAAAACAGCGCAGGCCGCCGTATGCCGCAATGTACTGGTCCTGCACACCGATGGGCTTGCCCAAAATGCCAATCTCGATCTCGCAGGCCTCACTCGCCAATTGCTCGATCGTGGGTGTGGCGCCGACGTGATGATATAGCGCATTAAGCACCCCCACCGTGACGCTGCTCGATGATCCCAGCCCTGATCCTTCCGCGGGAATGTCGGAGAGAAAGGAAATCTCAATCCCCTTCTGCACCCCGACCTTGCGCATGGCTTCGCGCACCAGTTCGTGCTCGATCTGGTCCACTGACTCTACGATTTCCTTCTTCGTCCAATTGACGTAGATCTTGTCGTCGAACCGTTCCTTGGCGATGCAATACACGTACTTGTCGATGGCCGTGCTGACCACGCACCCGCCGTGCTGTTCAAAGAAGTCGGGGAAATCCGTCCCGCCGCCGGCCAGCGAGATTCGCAATGGTGTCTGCGTGATGATCAATTCAACACTCCCTGTTCGAAATCGTGCTGCGCTTTCGCCAACCGCTCGGGCGTGCCCACGTCCTGGATGTACGCCTCGGGCTTCATCGCGTACACCGGCCGTCCTTCGGCCAGTAACCTCGGAAACACGTCCTTTCCAAAATCGTAAAATTGCCCCGCCGGAATCATTTCCAGCACGGATGGTTCGATGACGAAAATACCAGCGCTGATTAGGTTTGTCGAAACCTGTTTCGGGTCGGGCTTTTCGACAAATCGCAGCACCCGGCCGTTCGAATCCGTCTCGACCACCCCACCCGTCCACGGCTCAGGCGACGCAAACAACGCCACCGTTGCCAGCGCCTGGCGTGCTCGATGAAACTCAATCAGGGGCGCGAATTCGACCTGCACCAGGTTGTCGCCGTAAAACACAAGGAACGTCCCATCAAGCAGTTCACGTTCCATCTTCTTTACCGCGCCGGCGGTACCCAACAGCTCCGGCTCGCGCGAGTAGATGATTCTTACGCCGAACCGACTGCCATCCCCAAAGTAACTGGTGATCTTCTCGGGAAGGTAGTGCAAGTTGACGATCAGTTCGCGGACACCCTGCCGCTTGAACAGCCCCAAGTGATGCTCCAGCAAGGGCTTGCCACCCACCGGCACCATCACCTTGGGGAGGTCCAGGCCGAGCGAGCGCAGTCGCGTGCCCAGTCCCGCGGCCAGGATAAAGGCCTTCATACCCGCTCGCGCTGCGGCGGTGGAGGCGGAGAATCATCGGCGCCGGCGCTGCGCTCGCGCAGATAGCGGGACAATACCGCCCACGCCTTTTGCATCGCCTTCGCGCGATGGCTGATGCGGTTCTTCACTTCCGGCGAAAGTTCCGCGAAGGTCTTCGTCTGGCCATCGGCGATGAAGAGCGGATCGTATCCGAATCCGCCGCCACCGCGCTCCGCTTCGAGGATTGTCCCATTACAGATGCCTTCTACGCACTCGCACAACCCGTTCTCGTCGGCGATCGCCACCACGCAACGAAATCGTGCCGTCCGCTTGTCATACGGTACGCCTTCGAGCCGCTGGAGCAATTTCTTGTTGTTCTCGTGATACGTCGCGTCCTCGCCGGCGAACCGTGCGGACCTCACGCCGGGCTCGCCCTTCAATGCGTCCACTTCCAGCCCCGTATCATCGGCCAGCGTCAACTTCTTCGCCACCCGTGCCGTCTCGACCGCCTTCTTGATCGCGTTATCGCGGATCGTTGCGCCGTCCTCCACGATTTCCGGCAGCCCGCGAATGCTCGATGCCGGGACGGCCTCCAACGGCAGGTCCTTCAGCAAAGCCGCTAGCTCTTTCAATTTGTGTTTGTTGCGCGAGGCGACAAGTAGTTGCATGGCCGCGCATTATACCGCTCCTCCGCCAAAAATGAAGGATAGAGTGTATTCCGCTGCCGCACGCTGTTTGTGGACCGAGCCTGGCGATTCCGCTTGTCCGTTCCCGAAGGTGCGGCGTATCCTGCGCGCTCTCATATGAGCCAGCTTCTGATCCTTTATCTCGTCTCTCTGCTGATGGATATGAGCGTGGCGGGCGTGGTATTCGCCATCGGCCGACGCGCGGCGGAGTTGGGCGCGAGCGCGGCGCAGCTTGGTTGGCTCGGTGCAGTGTGGATTGGCGTCTATGCTATGCTGGCGCTGGTGACGGGCCGATACTCCGACCGTGTCGGACGCCGCCAATTGGCGCTCGTCGGCTGCCTCATTGCAGGAAGCATGGCGTTCGCGTGTTCGCTGACAACCCAGATCGGCTTGCTCCTGTTGTTCAGTGCCTTCTTCGGCATCGGCCTGGCGTGCTTCTGGCCGTCGATCATCGCCTGGCTCGGGGAAGGACTCAGCGGACACAAACTCGCGGTCCGCCTGACCACTTTCGGAGTGGCGTGGAACCTTGGCCTTCTGCTCGGGTTTCTGCTTTCCGGCATTCTCTTTAAGCACGGGCCGAAACTGGCATTCTATGCGTCCGCAGGGTCAATCTATCTGATTGCGGTCCTACTGCTCCTCCCCACCAGGCAATCGGAAGGCAACAATGAATTCACTGCCGCAGACCCGGCTCCGCACATCCCCAGAGGTCGCGGTTTTCGCAAGACGGCATGGTTGGCGAATTTTGCGACAAATTTCGCGCTGGCCGGCACCACGGCGTTGTTCCCGCAGCTCGCGATGCATCTCGGTATCAGCGCGGATGTGCATGGCGCGCTACTCGCCGCCGGTCGCGGTGCGGCACTCGCGGCGTTCGTAGCGCTGCAACTCCTTGTGTTCTGGCGGACGCGGCTCTGGCCGCTGTGGGTGGCGCAATTGGGCTGCGCGGCGAGCCTCGTGTGGATCGCGCTCGCGCATGCTACGTGGATGTTCGCCGCGGCGTGGATCGTCGGCGGCGTCGTGTCCGGCTACTCGTACCAGGCGAGCATTTACTTCACGCTCGAAGAGATGACCGAAAAAGGCAAAGGCAGCGGGTTCCACGAGGCCATCATCGGAAGCGGAATGTTCGTCGGTCCGGTGCTGGCGGGTTGGGTCGGGAGCCACCACTCACTGCGCGCGCCTTATTTCTTTTGCGCAGCCGTGCTCGTCGTGCTGATCGTCGTTCAGATGGCGCTGGTGTGGACGCGCCGACACTCCGCCGCTACCGCTTGATTTGCACCGGCTGACCGCTCGCGGCGCTCTCGTAAATCGCGTCGAGCAACTCCATCACGATCAGCCCTTCCTCGGCGGTGGCGATATGCGGTTTGTCCTGCAGGATGCTGTCGATGAAATGGTGAAACTGGGTGGGCACGTCAGGGCCGGGCGGATGATGCAGTTTCATATCGTAATGCGCGCCGTCGCGTTCGAGGAAAAGTTCCGCCTCGAACTTGTACCCTTCCCCGACATTCCGATGCACCGCGCCGCCAACCGTTCCCAACAGCCGCGTCTCCATGAGCTCCTGCTCGGCGATATACGCCGCCCACGAAGCCTCCAACTCCAGCGTCGCGCCATTCTGAAATTTGACCAGCGCCACTCCGAGGTCCTCAACATCGAACGTTGCGCCTTTTTCCTTCGCGATGCGCGAGCCTATCGCGTTGTAGGTGCTTGCCAGCACCCACACGGGTTTCGGGTAACCCATTAACCACAATGCCAGGTCCAGCCGATGCACGCCAAGATCGATGATCGGCCCGCCGCCCGCCAGCGCTTTCTGTCCGAACCAGCCGCCAAAACCCGGAATCCCGCGCCGGCGATGCCAGATCGTGCGGGCAAAGTAAATATCGCCCAGCGCGCCCGCGTCGACCTGCGCTTTCAGCGCCCAGGACGGCGTGGAGAAGCGGTAGGAAAAATTGATCATCAGCCGTTTCCCCGCGCGCTGCGCCGCGTCCCGCATCGCGCGCGCTTCCGCGGTGTTCATCGCCATCGGCTTCTCGCAGAGCACATGGCAACCGGCCTCCAGGGCCGCGATCGTGAGCGGTTTGTGAAACTTGTTCGGCGTGCACACGCTCACGATGTCGAGCTTCTCTTGCGCAAGCATCTCCGCTGCGTCGCGATAACGGTGCGCAATCTTGTACTCGTCGCCCGACGCTTTCAGGCGCGTCTCGTCAAGGTCGGCGATGGCGACGACCTCCGCGTTCGAGTGCGATTGATAACCGCGAATGTGGCTCCGCCCAATGCCCAGGCCGATGATGCCGATGCGAAGTTTGTTCACTGCCGCACTCCCGCGCGGCCAAACTGCACCGCCTTCTTCTTGATCGGCTCCAGCGCGGGCGAATTCGGCGCCTTGTCGGTCGCCATCGTTACGCGGCGACGTGCCCAGCGGCAGGCGTTTCCAATCACCCGAATCA
Encoded here:
- a CDS encoding Gfo/Idh/MocA family oxidoreductase, with the translated sequence MNKLRIGIIGLGIGRSHIRGYQSHSNAEVVAIADLDETRLKASGDEYKIAHRYRDAAEMLAQEKLDIVSVCTPNKFHKPLTIAALEAGCHVLCEKPMAMNTAEARAMRDAAQRAGKRLMINFSYRFSTPSWALKAQVDAGALGDIYFARTIWHRRRGIPGFGGWFGQKALAGGGPIIDLGVHRLDLALWLMGYPKPVWVLASTYNAIGSRIAKEKGATFDVEDLGVALVKFQNGATLELEASWAAYIAEQELMETRLLGTVGGAVHRNVGEGYKFEAELFLERDGAHYDMKLHHPPGPDVPTQFHHFIDSILQDKPHIATAEEGLIVMELLDAIYESAASGQPVQIKR
- a CDS encoding NAD-dependent epimerase/dehydratase family protein, which codes for MGKGLALITGGAGFIGSHTAVELLHAGYKVRVLDNLTPPVHIGDGMWPDWLSGDVERVAGDVRNREDWARALRGVDVVIHLAAYQDLLPNFSQFFHVNSVGTALLYELIVAEKLPVRKVVVASSQFVYGEGRYQCTKDGEVFPDGREPQRLAKGLWEPVCPKCGGPIQSLTLLETHAGPKNQYSIAKYSQELMAVALGRNYGIPSVALRYSIVQGPHQSFRNAYSGVLRIFTLQMMKRQRPSVFEDGQQLRDYVNVGDVARANLLVLESDAANYEVFNVGGGRGYTVVEFAGIVAETLGVNLEPNISGEYRVGDTRHSVSDISKLQRLGWQPTKSPRDSVRDYVEWIRRQNLEKDYAAEALAKLREMGALRKAT
- a CDS encoding dolichyl-phosphate beta-glucosyltransferase, yielding MEARPYLSVVIPAYNEQERLKRFVPGIVKFLQSKGQPFEIIVVNDGSRDDTAQVARELSNGFPMLRLIDLNPNRGKGGAVRAGMLDARGEFALFTDADQSTPITEVEKLLPKLEREGFDIAIGSRAVPGALVEQPQVWYRALAGRLFGVGTRILCIRGLYDTQCGFKAMRREVAQKVFPQVTSDSAIFDMEMLAVATREGYRIAEVAVQWVHDPDTRIPYNLRRAINIWLELFRINRAQKIGWALKARTR
- a CDS encoding nucleotidyltransferase family protein produces the protein MKAFILAAGLGTRLRSLGLDLPKVMVPVGGKPLLEHHLGLFKRQGVRELIVNLHYLPEKITSYFGDGSRFGVRIIYSREPELLGTAGAVKKMERELLDGTFLVFYGDNLVQVEFAPLIEFHRARQALATVALFASPEPWTGGVVETDSNGRVLRFVEKPDPKQVSTNLISAGIFVIEPSVLEMIPAGQFYDFGKDVFPRLLAEGRPVYAMKPEAYIQDVGTPERLAKAQHDFEQGVLN
- a CDS encoding SIS domain-containing protein, whose amino-acid sequence is MMKKAGEFAKDYIKGLKDVLDRIPLEPVDEIIQAIELAQNNRQQVFVIGNGGSAATASHMMNDLCKGTLGHKGDAPWPRLRVIALTDNVSLMTAWANDTDYNHIFSEPLKNLAERGDLLVAISASGNSPNILAAVEAAKQIGVKVIGLTGFGGGKLAKLADISFVVPSDGYGPVEDVHMILDHIITGYLYEKLKETHSR
- the rdgB gene encoding RdgB/HAM1 family non-canonical purine NTP pyrophosphatase; this encodes MQLLVASRNKHKLKELAALLKDLPLEAVPASSIRGLPEIVEDGATIRDNAIKKAVETARVAKKLTLADDTGLEVDALKGEPGVRSARFAGEDATYHENNKKLLQRLEGVPYDKRTARFRCVVAIADENGLCECVEGICNGTILEAERGGGGFGYDPLFIADGQTKTFAELSPEVKNRISHRAKAMQKAWAVLSRYLRERSAGADDSPPPPPQRERV
- a CDS encoding GHMP kinase; translated protein: MIITQTPLRISLAGGGTDFPDFFEQHGGCVVSTAIDKYVYCIAKERFDDKIYVNWTKKEIVESVDQIEHELVREAMRKVGVQKGIEISFLSDIPAEGSGLGSSSSVTVGVLNALYHHVGATPTIEQLASEACEIEIGILGKPIGVQDQYIAAYGGLRCFEFGPGRAVKVTSVKTTRTVLEDLDNMLMLFYTGKTRQASSILSQQKSNIGGKVEVLQQMAEQARQVRQLIEASDIDGLGAILHQGWEAKRKLAQGVSSTDLDEVYERAVKAGALGGKISGAGGGGFFLLCVPSDKRQAVRHALANLREMPFRLERGGSRIVVNMQRY
- a CDS encoding MFS transporter, producing MSQLLILYLVSLLMDMSVAGVVFAIGRRAAELGASAAQLGWLGAVWIGVYAMLALVTGRYSDRVGRRQLALVGCLIAGSMAFACSLTTQIGLLLLFSAFFGIGLACFWPSIIAWLGEGLSGHKLAVRLTTFGVAWNLGLLLGFLLSGILFKHGPKLAFYASAGSIYLIAVLLLLPTRQSEGNNEFTAADPAPHIPRGRGFRKTAWLANFATNFALAGTTALFPQLAMHLGISADVHGALLAAGRGAALAAFVALQLLVFWRTRLWPLWVAQLGCAASLVWIALAHATWMFAAAWIVGGVVSGYSYQASIYFTLEEMTEKGKGSGFHEAIIGSGMFVGPVLAGWVGSHHSLRAPYFFCAAVLVVLIVVQMALVWTRRHSAATA